A single Cnuibacter physcomitrellae DNA region contains:
- a CDS encoding carbohydrate ABC transporter permease produces the protein MTTLAPAPEASPHPSGEAPEPRAKRSLVRRILGRQPLGLLFSAPYLVFVIAIFAFPIVYSVWISFHDFFFAAPGAKVDRPFVGFENYVTAFTNPAVIRSFGNILIFLVINVPLTVILSMLLAIALDKVVHLRTFLRVSFYVPYVTASVAVVAVWLFLFNGNGLVNTVLGPLAPDPSWLINEKLAMPVIALYVTWKQLGFYILLYLAALQNVPRELYESAATDGAGRIRQFFSVTVPSVRPATVLVLLVSTVTGANLFTEPYLLTGGGGPNGASASPVLLMYQLGIQQGQPDVASAIGVVLVILVLIVAWLQNRFAGERD, from the coding sequence ATGACGACACTCGCACCCGCTCCGGAGGCCTCGCCGCACCCCAGCGGCGAGGCCCCGGAGCCCCGCGCCAAGCGGAGCCTCGTCCGGCGCATCCTCGGGCGGCAGCCCCTCGGACTGCTGTTCAGCGCGCCGTACCTCGTGTTCGTGATCGCGATCTTCGCGTTCCCGATCGTCTACTCGGTCTGGATCTCGTTCCACGACTTCTTCTTCGCCGCCCCCGGCGCGAAGGTGGACCGGCCGTTCGTCGGGTTCGAGAACTACGTCACGGCGTTCACGAACCCGGCCGTCATCCGCTCCTTCGGCAACATCCTGATCTTCCTCGTCATCAACGTGCCGCTGACGGTGATCCTCTCGATGCTGCTCGCCATCGCGCTCGACAAGGTCGTGCACCTGCGCACCTTCCTGCGGGTCAGCTTCTACGTGCCCTACGTCACGGCCTCGGTCGCCGTGGTCGCCGTCTGGCTGTTCCTCTTCAACGGGAACGGTCTGGTCAACACGGTCCTCGGACCGCTGGCGCCGGATCCGTCGTGGCTGATCAACGAGAAGCTCGCCATGCCGGTCATCGCCCTGTACGTGACCTGGAAGCAGCTCGGGTTCTACATCCTGCTGTACCTCGCGGCGCTCCAGAACGTGCCGCGGGAGCTCTACGAGTCGGCCGCGACCGACGGCGCGGGGCGCATCCGTCAGTTCTTCTCGGTCACCGTGCCGAGCGTGCGGCCCGCCACCGTGCTGGTGCTGCTCGTCTCCACCGTGACCGGGGCGAACCTCTTCACCGAGCCGTACCTCCTCACCGGAGGCGGCGGACCGAACGGGGCCTCCGCCTCGCCGGTGCTGCTGATGTACCAGCTCGGCATCCAGCAGGGTCAGCCCGACGTGGCCAGCGCGATCGGCGTGGTGCTCGTCATCCTGGTGCTGA
- a CDS encoding ABC transporter substrate-binding protein has protein sequence MRTRALAGIGIAAVAALGLTACGGGGGASDDLSAKGPITIWYSNNEQEVAWGKAMVDAWNQANPDQQITGQEIPAGKSSEEVIGAAITAGNAPCLVFNTAPSAVGQFEKQGGLVDLSSFPDGASYIESRSGDLAQQYKNPEGDYYQMPWKSNPVQIFYNKDLFAQAGLDPENPKLSTYDDFLATSKALVAAGVSQYAIQPAPTSEFFQTQFDFMPLYAAATGGTGLVEDGKATFNDDKGYAVADFWKSLYDQGLAGREQYQGDAFADGKAAMAIVGPWAISVYDKVNWGSVPVPTQDGTPADQTWTFSDAKNVGLFTACQNKGTAWDVLKFATSEEQDGQLLETTGQMPLRQDLETTYADYFSANPAYQAFGAQAARTIEVPSGPNTVQMLQTLRDAWSKSVIFGEGDPKQALDDAAQKITDLAGQK, from the coding sequence ATGAGGACCCGCGCCCTGGCCGGCATCGGGATCGCCGCAGTCGCCGCCCTGGGCCTCACCGCCTGTGGAGGCGGCGGAGGCGCATCCGACGACCTGAGCGCCAAGGGCCCGATCACGATCTGGTACTCGAACAACGAGCAGGAGGTCGCCTGGGGCAAGGCCATGGTCGACGCCTGGAACCAGGCGAACCCCGACCAGCAGATCACGGGGCAGGAGATCCCCGCGGGCAAGAGCAGCGAGGAGGTCATCGGCGCCGCGATCACCGCGGGCAACGCCCCCTGCCTGGTCTTCAACACCGCGCCGAGCGCGGTCGGACAGTTCGAGAAGCAGGGCGGCCTCGTCGACCTGTCGAGCTTCCCCGACGGTGCGAGCTACATCGAGTCCCGTTCCGGCGACCTCGCGCAGCAGTACAAGAACCCCGAGGGCGACTACTACCAGATGCCGTGGAAGAGCAACCCGGTCCAGATCTTCTACAACAAGGACCTCTTCGCCCAGGCCGGCCTCGACCCCGAGAATCCGAAGCTGTCGACCTACGACGACTTCCTCGCCACCTCGAAGGCGCTGGTGGCCGCGGGGGTGTCGCAGTACGCGATCCAGCCCGCTCCGACGAGCGAGTTCTTCCAGACCCAGTTCGACTTCATGCCGCTGTACGCCGCCGCCACCGGCGGCACGGGTCTGGTGGAGGACGGCAAGGCCACCTTCAACGACGACAAGGGATACGCCGTCGCCGACTTCTGGAAGAGCCTCTACGACCAGGGTCTCGCCGGCCGTGAGCAGTACCAGGGCGACGCGTTCGCGGACGGCAAGGCCGCCATGGCGATCGTCGGACCGTGGGCGATCTCGGTCTACGACAAGGTCAACTGGGGCTCGGTGCCCGTGCCCACGCAGGACGGGACGCCGGCCGATCAGACCTGGACCTTCAGCGACGCCAAGAACGTCGGCCTCTTCACCGCCTGCCAGAACAAGGGCACCGCGTGGGACGTGCTGAAGTTCGCCACCAGCGAGGAGCAGGACGGCCAGCTGCTCGAGACCACCGGCCAGATGCCGCTGCGCCAGGACCTCGAGACCACCTACGCCGACTACTTCTCGGCCAACCCCGCCTACCAGGCGTTCGGCGCCCAGGCCGCCCGCACCATCGAGGTGCCGAGCGGACCGAACACCGTGCAGATGCTGCAGACGCTCCGCGACGCGTGGAGCAAGTCCGTGATCTTCGGCGAGGGCGACCCCAAGCAGGCGCTCGACGACGCCGCGCAGAAGATCACCGACCTGGCGGGCCAGAAGTGA
- a CDS encoding pyridoxamine 5'-phosphate oxidase family protein: protein MRELTDEGRTFLEDYHLATLSTMAPWGGIHVVAVGFTLGADGIVRIITNAGSQKVRNILRDPTATVAQVEKARWLSIQGIASVHDDRDEVATAVELYSRRYRPPRPNPERVALHIRPTRILASAGLLV from the coding sequence ATGCGCGAGCTCACCGACGAGGGCCGGACCTTCCTCGAGGACTACCACCTGGCGACGCTGTCGACGATGGCGCCCTGGGGCGGCATCCACGTGGTCGCGGTCGGCTTCACCCTCGGCGCCGACGGCATCGTGCGGATCATCACGAACGCGGGCTCTCAGAAGGTCCGCAACATCCTGCGTGATCCCACGGCCACGGTGGCGCAGGTCGAGAAGGCGCGCTGGCTGTCCATCCAGGGGATCGCCTCGGTGCACGACGACCGGGACGAGGTCGCCACCGCGGTCGAGCTCTACTCCCGCCGCTACCGCCCGCCCCGCCCCAACCCCGAGCGCGTCGCCCTCCACATCCGCCCCACCCGCATCCTCGCCAGCGCGGGCTTGCTCGTCTGA
- a CDS encoding LacI family DNA-binding transcriptional regulator — protein MERKPTIIDVAQRAGVSKGLVSFALNGRPGVAPETRDRILQAADELGFRPSIAARSLSTRTSYALGLVVARDPEVIAADPFFPSFISGVERVLAARGRALVLSVVTDDAAEAEAYRAMAADGRVDGVFLTDLRADDERPQLLAELGLPAVTLGRVPSDRSRLPAVVLDDTPGITEAVRHLIGLGHRRIAHVAGPSRLLHAQRRRQAFEDALAAHGLAPARILETDFSAREGANATSTLLADPADERVTAIVYANDPMAIAGLGVAQQNGFRLPDDLSITGFDDSEIADYVYPSLTSARTRPSQWGQEAARTLLDLVEHGSASDVDLPPAGLVVRASTAPPRS, from the coding sequence ATGGAGCGGAAGCCGACCATCATCGACGTCGCCCAGCGCGCGGGGGTGAGCAAGGGGCTCGTGAGCTTCGCGCTCAACGGGCGCCCCGGGGTCGCCCCCGAGACGCGGGACCGCATCCTGCAGGCCGCCGACGAGCTGGGGTTCCGGCCGAGCATCGCGGCGCGATCGCTGTCCACCCGGACGTCGTACGCGCTCGGTCTCGTCGTCGCCCGCGATCCCGAGGTGATCGCGGCCGACCCGTTCTTCCCCTCGTTCATCTCGGGCGTCGAGCGCGTGCTGGCGGCCCGGGGACGCGCGCTGGTGCTGAGCGTCGTGACCGACGACGCGGCCGAGGCGGAGGCGTACCGCGCCATGGCCGCGGACGGCCGGGTCGACGGGGTCTTCCTCACCGACCTCCGCGCCGACGACGAGCGTCCGCAGCTGCTCGCCGAGCTCGGCCTGCCCGCGGTGACCCTCGGCCGCGTGCCGAGCGACCGCAGCCGGCTCCCGGCGGTCGTGCTCGACGACACCCCCGGCATCACCGAGGCGGTCCGTCACCTGATCGGACTCGGCCATCGGCGCATCGCTCACGTGGCCGGACCGAGCCGACTCCTCCATGCGCAGCGCCGCCGACAGGCGTTCGAGGACGCCCTGGCCGCCCACGGCCTCGCGCCCGCGCGCATCCTCGAGACCGACTTCTCGGCGCGCGAGGGCGCGAACGCCACGTCGACCCTCCTGGCGGATCCCGCCGACGAGCGCGTCACGGCCATCGTCTACGCCAACGACCCGATGGCCATCGCCGGTCTTGGCGTGGCCCAGCAGAACGGGTTCCGCCTCCCCGACGACCTCTCGATCACGGGGTTCGACGACTCGGAGATCGCCGACTACGTCTACCCCTCACTCACGTCGGCCCGCACGCGCCCCAGCCAGTGGGGCCAGGAGGCCGCTCGCACCCTGCTCGACCTCGTGGAGCACGGGAGCGCATCCGACGTCGACCTGCCGCCCGCCGGCCTGGTCGTCCGCGCCTCGACCGCGCCACCGCGGTCGTGA
- a CDS encoding APC family permease, translating into MTGPLLFLFILGDVLGAGIYALMGVLAGQVGGALWAPLAAALLLALLTAGSYAELVTKYPKAGGAAIFAERAFKTPVISFLVGFSMLAAGVTSAAGLALAFAGEYLQTFLPVPSIPAAMVFLVLVAALNARGISESVKSNVVMTVVEVSGLVIVVVVVGLLLGGGGGDVSRIGQFPEGVSPALAILGGAIVAYYSFVGFETSANVAEEVKDPSRVYPRALFGALLAAGVVYILVGIASSIALSADELSDSSGPLLAVVAASGVPIPDWLFGAIALVAVANGALLTMIMSSRVTYGMAEQGLLPSVLGRVLPRRRTPWVAIVATTAVAILLTLIGDLETLASAVVLLLLFVFISTNVAVLVLRRDKVDHKHFRIWTPIPILGVASCILLLTQQEPLVWAYGGGFVALGLLLYGISRVARRRQRASESSDASGSSDRGPSVR; encoded by the coding sequence ATCACGGGGCCGCTGCTGTTCCTCTTCATCCTCGGCGACGTGCTGGGCGCCGGCATCTACGCCCTCATGGGCGTGCTCGCCGGCCAGGTCGGCGGGGCGCTCTGGGCCCCGCTGGCGGCGGCCCTTCTGCTGGCCCTCCTCACGGCGGGGTCCTACGCGGAGCTGGTGACGAAGTACCCGAAGGCCGGCGGCGCCGCGATCTTCGCCGAGCGGGCGTTCAAGACGCCCGTGATCTCCTTCCTCGTCGGGTTCTCGATGCTCGCGGCCGGCGTCACGAGCGCCGCTGGGCTCGCACTCGCCTTCGCCGGCGAGTACCTGCAGACCTTCCTCCCCGTCCCGTCGATCCCCGCCGCGATGGTCTTCCTCGTCCTGGTCGCGGCCCTCAACGCCCGCGGCATCTCGGAGTCGGTGAAGAGCAACGTCGTCATGACCGTCGTCGAGGTGTCGGGTCTCGTCATCGTCGTCGTGGTCGTCGGACTCCTGCTCGGCGGGGGAGGCGGCGACGTCTCGCGCATCGGACAGTTCCCCGAGGGGGTCTCGCCGGCGCTCGCGATCCTCGGCGGAGCCATCGTGGCGTACTACTCGTTCGTGGGATTCGAGACCTCGGCGAACGTGGCCGAGGAGGTCAAGGATCCCTCCCGCGTCTACCCGCGGGCGCTCTTCGGGGCGCTGCTCGCGGCCGGCGTGGTCTACATCCTCGTCGGGATCGCGTCGTCGATCGCCCTGTCGGCGGACGAGCTGTCGGACTCGTCGGGGCCGCTCCTCGCCGTGGTCGCCGCATCCGGGGTGCCGATCCCGGACTGGCTGTTCGGCGCGATCGCGCTCGTCGCCGTGGCGAACGGCGCGCTCCTGACGATGATCATGTCGAGCCGGGTCACGTACGGGATGGCGGAGCAGGGTCTGCTGCCGTCCGTTCTGGGCAGGGTGCTGCCGCGTCGGCGGACCCCGTGGGTGGCGATCGTGGCCACGACGGCGGTCGCGATCCTTCTGACGCTCATCGGCGACCTCGAGACCCTCGCGTCGGCCGTCGTGCTGCTGCTCCTGTTCGTGTTCATCAGCACCAACGTGGCCGTGCTGGTGCTGCGGCGCGACAAGGTCGACCACAAGCACTTCCGCATCTGGACGCCGATCCCGATCCTGGGTGTGGCCTCCTGCATCCTGCTGCTCACCCAGCAGGAGCCGCTGGTCTGGGCCTACGGCGGCGGCTTCGTGGCGCTCGGGCTCCTCCTCTACGGGATCTCGCGCGTCGCGCGACGGCGTCAGCGCGCGTCGGAGTCGTCGGACGCGTCGGGCTCGTCGGACCGGGGGCCGTCCGTCCGCTAG